In Populus alba chromosome 1, ASM523922v2, whole genome shotgun sequence, a single window of DNA contains:
- the LOC118033986 gene encoding LOW QUALITY PROTEIN: pleiotropic drug resistance protein 1-like (The sequence of the model RefSeq protein was modified relative to this genomic sequence to represent the inferred CDS: deleted 4 bases in 4 codons) has protein sequence MESADIYRASSSLRGSFRAGSSAWRNTTVEAFSRSSREEDDEEALKWAAIEKLPTYDRLRKGILTSASKGVANEVDIEKLGVQERKQLLERLVKVAEEDNEKFLWKLKDRVERVGIDVPTIEVRYDNLNIEAEAYVGSSALPSFAKFTFNIIEGLLISLNILRNRKKPFTILKDVSGIVKPSRLTLLLGPPSSGKTTLLLALAGKLDPNLKFSGRVTYNGHEMNEFVPQRTAAYISQHDLHIGEMTVRETLAFSARCQGVGYLHDMLAELSRREKEANIKPDPDVDVFMKAVASQGEEANVITDYVLKILGLEVCADTMVGDEMIRGISGGQRKRVTTGEMLVGPSRALFMDEISTGLDSSTTYQIVNSLKHTVHILNCTAVISLLQPAPETYDLFDDIILLSDGQIVYQGPREHVLEFFEHMGFECPERKGVADFLQEVTSRKDQEQYWARKDQPYRFITANEFAEAFQSFNVGRRTAEELSIPFDKSKNHPAALVTKTHGAGKKDLLKANFSREYLLMKRNSFVYIFKICQLTIMALISMTLFFRTEMHRDTVTDGGIYTGALFFTAIMIMFNGMSELSMTIAKLPVFYKQRDLRFFPSWAYAIPQWILKIPVAFVEVGAWVFLTYYVIGFDPNVERLFKQYFLLLLINQMASALFRFIAASGRNMIVANTFGSFALLTLFALGGFILSREKIKKWWIWGYWISPLMYGQTAIVVNEFLGNSWSHVPENSTESLGIQVLKSRGFFTEAYWYWIGVGATIGFILLLNLFFVLALTFLNAFDKPQAVISEEPESDESGRKTKRAIQLSNHGSSHGTNTEGGVGISRASSEAIGGVSNNRKKGMVLPFEPHSITFDDVIYSVDMPQEMKVQGVVEDRLVLLNGVNGAFRPGVLTALMGVSGAGKTTLMDVLAGRKTGGYIDGEIKISGYPKKQETFARVSGYCEQNDIHSPQVTVYESLLYSAWLRLPPEVDSETRRMFIEEVMDLVELNPLRHALVGLPGVNGLSTEQRKRLTIAVELVANPSIIFMDEPTSGLDARAAAIVMRTVRNTVDTGRTVVCTIHQPSIDIFEAFDELFLMKRGGQEIYVGPLGRHSTHLIKYFEAIEGVSKIKDGYNPATWMLEISSSAQEMALDVDFSNIYKNSDLFRRNKALIVELSTPAPGSTDLYFPTKYSTSFLTQCMACLWKQHWSYWRNPPYTAVRFLFTTFIALMFGTMFWDLGSKVNSTQDLFNAMGSMYAAVLFLGVQNASSVQPVVAVERTVFYRERAAGMYSALPYAFAQVLIELPYIFVQAAVYGIIVYAMIGFEWTVAKFFWYLFFMYFTLLYFTFYGMMAVAMTPNHHIAAIVSSAFYGIWNLFSGFIVPRPSIPIWWRWYYWACPVAWTLYGLVVSQFGDIQKRLSETQTVEAYVKEYFGFDHDFLGVVAGAHVGWTALFAFIFAFAIKAFNFQRR, from the exons ATGGAGAGTGCTGATATTTATAGAGCTAGTAGTAGTTTAAGAGGTAGTTTCAGAGCAGGTTCTTCAGCGTGGAGAAACACTACAGTGGAAGCATTTTCAAGATCttcaagagaagaagatgatgaagaggcTCTAAAATGGGCTGCAATTGAGAAACTTCCCACTTATGATCGATTAAGAAAAGGTATATTAACTAGTGCATCGAAAGGTGTAGCTAATGAAGTAGATATTGAAAAGCTTGGAGTCCAAGAGAGAAAACAGTTGCTTGAGAGGTTGGTCAAAGTTGCAGAAGAGGATAACGAGAAGTTCTTGTGGAAGCTCAAGGACCGTGTTGAAAG GGTTGGCATTGATGTTCCAACAATTGAAGTTCGGTACGATAATCTAAATATCGAAGCAGAAGCATACGTAGGGAGTAGTGCTTTGCCTTCATTTGCTaagttcacttttaatataatagAG GGTTTATTGATTTCTCTTAATATCCTTCGAAATAGAAAGAAACCATTCACCATCCTTAAGGATGTTAGCGGAATCGTTAAGCCATCAAG ATTGACTTTGCTTTTGGGTCCTCCAAGTTCTGGGAAGACCACACTGTTGTTGGCATTGGCTGGGAAACTTGATCCTAATCTGAAG TTTTCTGGTCGTGTGACTTATAATGGTCATGAGATGAATGAGTTTGTACCACAAAGAACAGCAGCCTATATCAGTCAACATGATCTCCACATAGGAGAAATGACCGTAAGGGAAACTTTGGCGTTCTCTGCCAGGTGCCAAGGGGTTGGATACTTGCATG ACATGTTGGCGGAGTTGTccagaagagagaaagaagccaACATTAAGCCTGATCCTGATGTAGATGTCTTCATGAAG GCAGTGGCATCACAAGGTGAGGAGGCCAATGTCATCACC GACTATGTCTTAAAG ATATTAGGATTGGAAGTCTGTGCAGACACCATGGTAGGTGATGAAATGATAAGGGGTATCTCTGGAGGACAAAGGAAGCGTGTTACAACTG GTGAAATGCTGGTTGGACCATCAAGGGCATTGTTTATGGATGAGATTTCTACTGGCTTGGACAGCTCAACAACTTACCAAATTGTGAACTCATTAAAGCATACCGTT CACATTCTCAATTGCACCGCTGTCATCTCACTTCTCCAGCCAGCA CCTGAGACTTATGATCTCTTTGATGACATTATTCTCCTTTCAGATGGCCAAATTGTGTACCAGGGGCCTCGTGAACATGTGCTTGAATTTTTTGAACATATGGGCTTCGAGTGCCCTGAAAGAAAAGGCGTGGCTGACTTTTTGCAAGAA GTGACATCAAGGAAAGATCAAGAGCAGTACTGGGCACGAAAAGATCAGCCTTACAGGTTTATCACAGCCAACGAATTTGCTGAGGCTTTTCAATCATTCAATGTGGGACGGAGGACTGCAGAGGAGCTTTCAATACCG TTTGACAAGTCCAAGAACCATCCAGCTGCTTTGGTAACCAAAACTCATGGAGCTGGAAAGAAAGATCTGCTTAAAGCTAACTTCTCTAGAGAATACTTGCTCATGAAGAGGAACTCATTTGTCTACATCTTCAAGATTTGCCAA CTTACAATAATGGCACTCATTTCAATGACACTCTTCTTTCGGACTGAGATGCATCGAGATACAGTCACGGATGGTGGAATTTATACTGGTGCTCTGTTCTTCACTGCAATCATGATCATGTTTAATGGTATGTCAGAGCTATCCATGACCATCGCAAAGCTTCCTGTGTTTTACAAGCAAAGAGACCTCCGATTCTTTCCTTCATGGGCATATGCAATTCCTCAATGGATCCTGAAAATTCCCGTCGCATTTGTTGAAGTTGGTGCATGGGTGTTCCTAACCTATTATGTGATTGGATTTGATCCTAATGTTGAAAg GCTTTTTAAGCAGTACTTCCTGCTTTTGCTAATTAACCAGATGGCATCTGCATTATTTCGATTTATCGCTGCATCTGGAAGGAACATGATTGTTGCTAACACCTTTGGGTCATTTGCGCTACTTACACTTTTTGCATTGGGTGGCTTCATCTTGTCACGAG agaaaataaagaaatggtGGATATGGGGTTACTGGATTTCACCATTGATGTATGGGCAGACGGCAATAGTAGTGAACGAGTTCCTTGGAAATAGTTGGAGTCAT GTTCCTGAAAACTCCACAGAATCACTAGGAATACAAGTTTTGAAGAGTCGCGGGTTCTTCACAGAAGCATATTGGTATTGGATAGGAGTAGGGGCAACAATAGGATTCATATTACTGTTAAATCTCTTCTTCGTACTGGCTCTCACTTTCCTCAATG CATTTGATAAGCCTCAGGCTGTTATATCTGAAGAGCCTGAAAGTGATGAATCTGGTCGCAAAACCAAACGAGCTATTCAGTTATCAAACCATGGAAGTAGTCACGGAACAAACACAG AGGGTGGAGTTGGAATTAGCAGAGCTAGTTCAGAGGCCATTGGCGGGGTCAGCAATAACAGGAAGAAAGGAATGGTTCTTCCATTTGAACCACATTCCATCACATTTGATGACGTTATTTACTCCGTTGACATGCCACAG GAAATGAAAGTTCAAGGAGTTGTTGAAGATAGATTGGTGCTTTTGAATGGTGTGAATGGAGCTTTCAGGCCTGGTGTCCTTACAGCTTTGATGGGTGTTAGTGGTGCTGGAAAAACAACTTTGATGGATGTGTTGGCTGGTAGGAAAACTGGTGGATATATTGACGGAGAAATCAAAATTTCAGGGTACCCCAAGAAGCAAGAAACTTTTGCTAGAGTTTCTGGATACTGTGAGCAAAATGACATTCACTCTCCACAAGTTACGGTTTATGAATCCTTACTCTACTCAGCTTGGCTTCGTCTACCACCTGAAGTTGACTCTGAAACCAGAAGG ATGTTCATTGAGGAAGTCATGGATCTTGTGGAGTTGAATCCATTGCGCCATGCATTAGTAGGGTTGCCTGGTGTGAATGGGTTGTCCACCGAGCAGCGCAAGCGGCTAACCATTGCAGTTGAGCTAGTTGCAAACCCTTCTATCATATTCATGGATGAGCCAACTTCAGGGCTAGATGCTAGAGCTGCTGCAATTGTGATGAGAACAGTTAGGAACACTGTGGACACAGGAAGAACAGTTGTTTGCACCATCCATCAGCCCAGTATTGACATATTTGAAGCTTTTGATGAG CTATTCCTGATGAAGCGAGGAGGACAAGAGATTTATGTGGGGCCTCTGGGTCGCCATTCTACccatctaataaaatattttgag GCAATTGAAGGAGTCAGCAAAATTAAAGATGGTTATAATCCTGCAACTTGGATGCTGGAAATTTCTAGTTCAGCACAAGAAATGGCTTTGGATGTTGATTTTTCTAACATTTACAAGAATTCAGATCTGTTCAG GAGAAACAAGGCACTCATTGTGGAATTGAGCACACCTGCTCCTGGCTCGACAGACCTTTATTTCCCTACGAAGTACTCAACATCGTTTCTCACACAATGTATGGCTTGCTTATGGAAGCAACATTGGTCATATTGGAGGAATCCACCATACACTGCCGTGAGATTTCTTTTCACAACCTTTATAGCCTTGATGTTTGGGACAATGTTCTGGGACCTTGGCTCCAAAGT GAATAGCACCCAAGATCTTTTCAATGCAATGGGTTCGATGTATGCAGCTGTTCTTTTCCTTGGTGTCCAAAACGCATCATCCGTGCAGCCAGTGGTGGCTGTTGAAAGAACTGTCTTCTACAGAGAAAGAGCTGCTGGAATGTATTCAGCTTTGCCATATGCCTTTGCACAG GTCCTGATCGAGCTTCCGTATATTTTTGTTCAAGCTGCAGTCTATGGCATTATAGTTTATGCGATGATTGGATTTGAATGGACTGTTGCTAAGTTCTTTTGGTATCTGTTCTTTATGTACTTCACATTATTATACTTCACCTTCTACGGAATGATGGCTGTTGCAATGACTCCAAACCACCACATTGCTGCCATAGTTTCCTCTGCATTTTATGGAATATGGAACCTATTCTCAGGGTTTATAGTTCCTCGGCCC AGCATACCTATATGGTGGAGATGGTACTACTGGGCTTGTCCAGTAGCATGGACCTTGTATGGATTGGTTGTATCACAGTTTGGAGATATACAGAAACGACTTTCCGAAACTCAAACAGTGGAAGCCTACGTGAAGGAATATTTTGGTTTCGACCATGATTTTCTTGGAGTAGTCGCAGGGGCACATGTTGGGTGGACTGCCCTCTTTGCTTTCATATTTGCCTTTGCTATCAAGGCTTTCAACTTCCAGAGGCGATAG